A genome region from Coturnix japonica isolate 7356 chromosome 13, Coturnix japonica 2.1, whole genome shotgun sequence includes the following:
- the FGF1 gene encoding fibroblast growth factor 1 isoform X1: MAEGEITTFTALTERFGLPLGNYKKPKLLYCSNGGHFLRILPDGKVDGTRDRSDQHIQLQLSAEDVGEVYIKSTVSGQYLAMDTNGLLYGSQLPGEECLFLERLEENHYNTYISKKHADKNWFVGLKKNGNSKLGPRTHYGQKAILFLPLPVSAD; encoded by the exons ATGGCCGAGGGGGAGATAACCACCTTCACTGCCCTGACCGAGCGCTTTGGCCTGCCGCTGGGCAACTACAAGAAGCCCAAACTCCTGTACTGCAGCAACGGGGGCCACTTCCTACGGATCCTGCCGGACGGCAAAGTGGACGGAACACGGGACCGGAGTGACCAGCACA TTCAGCTCCAGCTCAGTGCGGAAGACGTGGGTGAGGTCTATATAAAGAGCACAGTGTCAGGGCAGTACCTGGCAATGGACACCAATGGGCTCCTGTATGGCTCG CAGCTACCGGGCGAGGAGTGCCTGTTCCTTGAGAGGCTCGAGGAGAACCATTACAACACATACATCTCCAAAAAGCACGCAGACAAGAACTGGTTTGTTGGGCTGAAGAAGAATGGGAACAGCAAGCTGGGGCCGCGGACTCACTATGGGCAGAAGGCGATCCTCTTCCTCCCATTGCCAGTGTCAGCTGACTga
- the FGF1 gene encoding fibroblast growth factor 1 isoform X2 encodes MAEGEITTFTALTERFGLPLGNYKKPKLLYCSNGGHFLRILPDGKVDGTRDRSDQHIQLQLSAEDVGEVYIKSTVSGQYLAMDTNGLLYGSLPGEECLFLERLEENHYNTYISKKHADKNWFVGLKKNGNSKLGPRTHYGQKAILFLPLPVSAD; translated from the exons ATGGCCGAGGGGGAGATAACCACCTTCACTGCCCTGACCGAGCGCTTTGGCCTGCCGCTGGGCAACTACAAGAAGCCCAAACTCCTGTACTGCAGCAACGGGGGCCACTTCCTACGGATCCTGCCGGACGGCAAAGTGGACGGAACACGGGACCGGAGTGACCAGCACA TTCAGCTCCAGCTCAGTGCGGAAGACGTGGGTGAGGTCTATATAAAGAGCACAGTGTCAGGGCAGTACCTGGCAATGGACACCAATGGGCTCCTGTATGGCTCG CTACCGGGCGAGGAGTGCCTGTTCCTTGAGAGGCTCGAGGAGAACCATTACAACACATACATCTCCAAAAAGCACGCAGACAAGAACTGGTTTGTTGGGCTGAAGAAGAATGGGAACAGCAAGCTGGGGCCGCGGACTCACTATGGGCAGAAGGCGATCCTCTTCCTCCCATTGCCAGTGTCAGCTGACTga